A window of Primulina tabacum isolate GXHZ01 chromosome 4, ASM2559414v2, whole genome shotgun sequence contains these coding sequences:
- the LOC142542545 gene encoding tyrosine decarboxylase-like, which yields MGSVQNQKLENGFSGTIKPMDPEEFRRQGHMVIDFIADYYKNVEKYPVRSQVEPGYLRKRLPEDAPNDPEPIEEILDDVKKDIVPGITHWQSPNYYAYFPSSGSIAGFLGEMLSTGFNIVGFNWMSSPAATELESIVMDWMGKMLDLPSEFLFSGGGGGVMQGTTCEAILCTVVGARDQVLKKIGRENINKLVVYGSDQTHSALQKAAQIAGINPNNFRAVATTKTTEFGLTAEAFRATVESDIEAGLVPLFLCATIGTTSSTAVDTLGPLCEVAKEFGIWVHVDAAYAGSACICPEYRHFLNGVENANSFSFNAHKWFLTTLDCCCLWVKDPSALIKALSTYPEYLRNKASETKQVVDYKDWQITLSRRFRSLKLWLVLRSYGVSNLRKFLRSHIKMAKNFEGLIGMDKRFEVVVPRNFATVCFRISPIEIGAILPQHHSVCKEEAANNFNAKLLESINESGKIYMTHAVIGGEYVMRFAVGASLTENRHVILAWKVVQEHANALLTIS from the coding sequence ATGGGGAGTGTTCAGAATCAAAAGCTCGAGAATGGATTCTCTGGAACGATTAAGCCTATGGACCCGGAGGAGTTCAGAAGGCAAGGTCACATGGTTATAGATTTCATTGCTGATTATTACAAGAATGTTGAGAAATATCCTGTTCGTAGCCAAGTGGAGCCTGGTTATCTCCGGAAGAGGTTACCAGAAGATGCTCCGAACGACCCGGAACCTATTGAAGAGATCCTTGATGACGTGAAGAAAGACATTGTCCCCGGGATCACACATTGGCAGAGTCCtaattattatgcatatttCCCGTCCAGCGGAAGTATTGCTGGATTTCTTGGAGAAATGCTGAGCACTGGATTCAACATTGTTGGGTTCAACTGGATGTCATCTCCTGCTGCCACCGAGCTTGAGAGCATTGTCATGGATTGGATGGGGAAAATGCTTGATCTCCCATCGGAGTTCCTGTTTTCTGGTGGGGGTGGCGGCGTTATGCAGGGAACCACCTGCGAGGCCATACTCTGCACGGTGGTCGGAGCCAGGGATCAAGTGCTGAAGAAAATCGGGAGGGAGAATATCAACAAGCTTGTGGTATATGGATCGGATCAGACCCACTCTGCTCTGCAGAAGGCAGCCCAGATAGCTGGCATCAACCCCAATAATTTCCGGGCAGTTGCTACGACAAAAACCACCGAATTCGGGCTGACAGCAGAAGCATTCCGCGCGACCGTTGAATCCGACATTGAAGCTGGGCTGGTGCCTCTGTTCCTGTGCGCCACCATTGGGACAACATCGTCGACGGCGGTTGATACGCTGGGGCCACTGTGCGAGGTGGCGAAGGAGTTCGGGATATGGGTTCACGTGGACGCAGCATACGCCGGGAGCGCATGCATTTGCCCAGAGTACCGCCATTTTCTGAACGGAGTAGAAAACGCCAACTCTTTCAGTTTCAACGCACACAAATGGTTCTTAACAACGTTGGACTGCTGCTGCCTGTGGGTGAAAGACCCCAGCGCCCTGATAAAAGCCCTGTCCACGTATCCAGAGTATCTGAGAAACAAAGCCTCCGAAACGAAGCAGGTGGTTGATTACAAAGATTGGCAAATCACCCTCAGCCGGCGCTTCAGGTCTCTGAAACTGTGGCTCGTCCTCCGCAGCTACGGCGTGTCAAATCTCAGGAAATTCCTTCGAAGTCACATAAAAATGGCAAAGAATTTCGAAGGTTTGATAGGAATGGATAAGAGGTTCGAAGTGGTGGTACCCCGGAACTTCGCCACCGTCTGCTTCCGCATCTCGCCCATCGAAATCGGTGCAATACTGCCGCAGCACCACAGCGTGTGCAAGGAGGAAGCTGCCAACAATTTCAATGCTAAGTTGCTGGAATCCATTAACGAATCTGGAAAGATTTACATGACACACGCGGTGATTGGCGGGGAATATGTGATGCGCTTCGCCGTAGGGGCGAGCCTCACCGAGAACAGGCATGTCATCCTGGCCTGGAAAGTCGTGCAAGAGCATGCAAATGCCTTGTTAACCATTTCCTAA